The stretch of DNA gaaaaaaaaaaaatcattacatcaaataatGTACATTCCGATTTATTACTTATGCAACAATACATTAACCAATCGGAATAACACAACAAACACTAAGCCAACTCACTTTAAACCTACAAAGATTCATACAAGATGTTTATTTGATGCTTTGATAAAGTAGATACCGAAACACACTTATTATCaagttcaaggaacacaccatcaACTTTCTCTCATTAGAAGCATCTATAGCTTGAGGCTTTCTATGAGCCTCCTCCCTTCCAGTTTTGTGGACAAGTAAACTTTTATGAACTCTCCATAGCTCATCGACACATATTTTGGCTTGCACCCCTTCACGATCTCTGCAAGAGGACCAACCACTGCCGAATATTTTCTTGGTCCATGGAAGGTAGCAATCGAGAGGCGCTCTTCTTTGACGTTTATGATCGCCTGATGCTCGACGCTTTTGTACACGCCATTGCTCAATATCTATTccaaaaatcttttatttttgttagaaaatatttatatgtaagaagagattgaaaaaaaaaatcaaaataataattttacattAGTAAATATTGAGAGAATCTCGTAATCTATAaacataatttatttttgaattgaATTAGTGTCGCATATGATTGATATATGTTAGCGATGAGTCGAGTTAATGACCTCGATGATATCACCGATGTTAGCGATGAGAGCGCCGGGGAGTGGCTTCACCGGGAACCAATTCCCCCCCTTCCTGATATGGAGTCCTTCAACGTCGTTCACCTGTAGGAGTAACGTCAAGCCGGTGCCGTCCGTGTGTGGCGAGAGGCCCAACACCTCGTCAGCTCTTGGACATGGGGGATAATAGTTGAACCTCACTGCCTGCGTTTGGTCCTGAAATATAGTAGAGAACTCCTCCGGTGCGACCCCCAGATTCTTCGCCATCACCTCCAGCAAAGTTCCTGCCACGCTCTTCAGCTCCATGGAGTAGCAAGAGAGAGAGTCTCTGACGGCATGAAGCAGCAGCAAAGGACGTCATATACGTACGTACGTAGATGAACCGCTGAGTAGATGATAGCACAAGAAGTCGAGATAAACCTGAAAGTGAGAGGTTGAACGGGCCAGAGATCGATGTTCCTCGAGTGCAGTGGTCGAGTTATGAGGGACAGCATGTCCGCCCAGTCCAGCTTTTGGTCGTCAGACATGACGAAGGCTTGGCCGTAACCTTCCAAGCTGTTCGGCAACTGCGCAAatgccttcttctcttccaagggAAGCTTAAAGAATTCTACTATATCAGCCTTCATCTTCTCCATCGCTTGATCGGGAACTCCGTGATTTATCAACTGTTAATTAGCATCAACGGTTGTTATGTTGCAGTTATCGATCACACGATTTCGATCCGTAGATCGACTGACCTGGAAGAAGCCCCAGTCTGCACAGGCATGGTGGAGCTTAGCAGACTCTTCCCGAGAGAAACGGTGATGGAGGAGCCTGGAGAAATCGATGACCGGAAGGTCGCTGTCGCCGTCGCTAACGACGGGATCAGCCTTGGCTTCCGGCCTGACGTATCGAGGAGGGACGTCAGCCGGGTTTGCGATGGAAGCTGCAAGAGCTTGGACGTTCGGTACGTCAATGGACGTTCCCAGACGCTGAAAGCTCGGTTTGGCCATCTCGCGAGGCAAGCGCGCGCACACACCGCTTACGAAGACTGACACCTCTCAGCTCGGCTGGTTTAGGCAGGAAGCAGCTTCGACAACATTTATAGAGAGAGAAGGTTCGCTTAGTTGTCTTGGTTATAGAGAGAGAAGGTTCGCTTAGTTGTCTTGGTTCGCTTACTGTCTACCAAGAGGCTTATCTCTTTGTAGTTGACTCAGTCTTCTCAACAGTCATCGACCTACAATTGAAGAAAACTCTAGTAGTTCACTGCGACCATTTTGTAACAGCTAActtagttaatatatatatattttttaagtatcAGCTAACTTAGTAAAAATTTGATGattcattataaaaataaaagtaaGAATTGGAGTCTTATTTTCGtaacttatttttataaaaattcttATCACTAAATAAATGACTCTCTCATTTCTATTGATCCAAAGTGTTTGACATCTTATCTGCGATGTTTGATACAGAAAATGTACATAGTTCCTTCCTCCCATCAAGTGTCTCCTCTAAGGAATCATATTATAATatactttttttattaataaataattataattagaatcgaatcatattcatgatatattttatctaataaaataaaataatatattttaacaaTAATTACTTAGATATGTCTTTTGGTGTGACCATGGAGCTAAGGATAGCAGGACTGATCGGCTGATCGGGACAGCAAGAGCTACTCATTATGAGATGAAGAAGGACTTCTCCTTTACATAGCTCTGCAGTTTCTTCGAGTCATAGTCCAGTCGTTATTGATCTACACAAGCAGCAAAACATGACAGTTTGAGCAACAGGTTGTAGTTATCACGACACAAATGTGTCAACGTGGAAGAACAGAGCACTTATTTGTCTGATAACATTGATTGATTTAAGAGGTACAACCATAAATAGTAGACCACGAAATGGGCGACGGTTAAAGCATCAAGAGAAGTCCACTTCACAGTTAAAATTGTTTTTTCCAGAAGTTCCTAATAATGGCACCAGAATGACATCCACCACATAGCAGACAGACAAAATTGGCCAAGCAGGACTTCATTGTGCTAGTGAACATTATCAAACTGATATTTGTGCTTCTTTGAACATATCATACTAATGCCTCACTAATTTGGCATCGCCATCAGCGGTGAACAATGATCCTACAGGTAGAGCGACAGCTGACGTCTCAATAAATGCTTCTTAGGATGATTCTCTTGAGTTTGAATTCCTCACGTCTTGCAAATCAGATATTTAAGCTTAAACTTATATTAAGATAggttaagatcatgtgaatagccATAGCCATAGTGAAAAATAAATAGAACATCATCTGCCATAGAGGTGTAGGGATGATTTTATCTCATGGCAAGTCATCAGccatagaataaaaaataaatagagaCTGACACCTAAGTAAGGCTCCATGTAACTAGCCCCGAAATGACACCGTAGTGCGTCCTACATCAATAACTGATAATAATCATTCTATCTTATTAAGATCAGAGATCAGAATGATCAAACGGTTAACATGATATAATCCCAGTCCAACCAAAAAGAAGGCCCAAGGATCAGATATAAAAAGAAACCCATCAGCTCGCGCTGGGGGGCGACTCTTTACACACTAATTCAGTCATACAACTTACACGGCTATCTTCTTCCCTTTGCTAACTTAAGTATCGAAGGGGCCACGCCGGACAACTCCTAAAGTTGGCTTATCATATAGGATCATCGATTGCCGGAAGACACCCAGATGACCTAGCCCCCAGGGAGGAACCTTGCAACTATAAAGATCCTAATCCACTCATCTGACCATCATGAACTAAGTGCTCATCAATAGAATGACTTTTGATTGAGCAACCAATGTGATCTCATCTCATCAAGTTTTTATTATTTTAGGAGGGTATTGACTTCGATTATTGACGAAGCTCATAAGATCTTAACTATATAAGTTACTGGGCTCATCAATGTGGGAATCACAATGATGCAACTTCCTGACCCAATAATAAATCAATGGTTGATAGATGGACGATGTTTTTATTTTGGTATGTTCACGTTAGTGTGAAGATGataatctaattattattattatttgcacTCTTATGCTTATACTTCATTATtaggttctttttttttctttgggaaaaaagtaaataatttataaatttatttatttaaaaaataaaaaatatttacatctAATAATGTACATTCAGATTTATTACTTATGCAACGATACATTAACAAATCCGAATAACTCAACAAACACTAAGTCAAATATACAAAGATTCGATACTTATATAATATTATCCCGAAACATACTTATTATCAAGTTCAATCAACACATCATGAACTTTCTAACATTAGAGACTTTTATAGCTTGAGTTTTTCTATGAGCCTCCTCCCTTCCAGTTTTGTGGAGAAATAAGTTTTCATAAATTCTCCGTAGCTCATCGACATATACTTCGGCATGCACCCCTTCACGATCTCTGCAAAAGGACCAACCACTGAATCTTTTCTTGGCCCATGGAAAGTAGCGATCGAGTGGCGCTCTTTCTTGGCATTTACTATCGCCCGATGCTCAACGCTTTTGTACACGCCGTTGCTCAATATCTATTCTAaaagttttttgtttttgttagaaaatatttatagaaCAGactgaaaaaaaatcaaaataataattttacattAGTAAATATTGAGAGAATCTCGTAATCTGTAaacataatttatttttgaattgaATTAGTATCGGACATGATTGATATATGTTGATTCTGACTAATTTGAGTCGAGTTAATGACCTCGATGATATCACCGATGTTGGCGATGAGAGCGCCGGGGAGTGACTTCACGGGGTACCAATCCCCCCCCTTCCTGATATGGAGTCCTTCAACGTCGTTCACCTGTAGGAGCAACGTCAAGCCGCTGCCGTCCGTGTGTGGCGAGAGGCCCAACACCTCGTCGGCTCTTGGACATGGGGGATAATAGTTGATCCTCACTGCCTGCGTTTGGTCCTGAAATATAGTAGAGAACTCCTCCGGTGCGACCCCCAGATTCTTCGTCATCACCTCCAGCAAAGTTCCTGCCACGCTCTTCAGCTCCATGGCGTAGCAAGAGAGAGAGTCTCTGACAGCATGAAGCAGCAGCAAAGGACGTCATATACGTACGTACGTAGCTAAACCGCAGAGTAGATGACAGCACAAGTAGTCGAGATAAACCTGAAAGTGAGAGGTTGAGCGGGCCAGAGATCGATGTTCCTCGACTGCAGTGGTCGAGTTATGAGGGTCAGAATGTCCGCCCAGTCCAGCTTTTGGTCGTCAGACACGACGAAGGCTTGGCCGTAACCTTCCAAGCTGTTCGGCAACTGCGCAAatgccttcttctcttccaagggAAGCTTAAAGAATTCTACTATATCAGCCTTCATCTTCTCCATCGCTTGATCGGGAACTCCGTGATTTATCAACTGTTAATTAGCATCAACGATTGTTATGTTGCAGCTATCGATCACACGATTTCGATCCATAGATCGACTGACCTGGAAGAAGCCCCAGTCTGCACAGGCATGGTGGAGCTTAGCAGACTCTTCCCGAGAGAAACGGCGATGGAGGAGCCTGGAGAAATCGATGACCGGAAGCTCGCTGTCGCCGTCGCTAACGACGGGATCAGCCTTGGCTTCCGGCCTGACGTATCGAGGAGGGACGTCAGCCGGGTTTGCGATGGAAGCTGCAAGAGCTTGGACGTTCGGTACGTCAATGGACGTTCCCAGACGCTGAAAGCTCGGTTTGGCCATCTCGCGAAGCAagcacgcgcacacacacaccgCTTACGAAGACTAACACCTCTCAGCTCGGCTGGTTCGGGCAACATTTACAGAGAGAGAAAGCTTCGCTTAGTTATCTTGCTTCTCAGCCACTAATCTGCCCACCATTATTGTCTACCAAGAAGCTTATCTCTTTGTAGTTGACTCAGTCTTCTCAACAGTCATCGTCCTACCACTGAAGAAAACTCGAGTAGTTCACTGCGACCTTTTTGTAACAGCTAACTTAGTAAAAAATTGATGATTCGTTGTAAGATCCTGAATTCGAGTTTTATTTGCGTAACttatctttataaaaaaataaaagaatatcatCTGTCACCCCTGAAACCTCATTGGACAAGAGAGATATTAGGTTAAATAAATTTCTTATCACTAAATAAATTACTCTCTTGTTTCTGTCAATTCAAGTGTCTGACTTCTTATCTGCTTACGACAATCTACTTTTCGATGTTACgaaagaaatatattttatgaagCATGCTACAGTCTAACGTAAATGAGATTGGACACCAATACGATCCAAGACCCTGAGCTGTTAAGTCGTGCATCAAACATTTGATGCACGATGATCTAAGAATAGTCCGCAAGCATGCTTTTCTTGCGGATAGGACAGCAATCGCACATCAGATGAATCATCATCGTGCAAGTTTCTAACAAGTTCATCTTCCCTAGACACACTATGGGGTACGATGATCTAATCCTATTAGCTGTTTTAACAGTAAAATGTGGCAGCTGGGAGTAATAATAATTAAACATTCAGCTGTTCGCTTGCAACCGGAAGGACatataagaagaacaaaaaaaaatcatacaccGCACATGGGTTGTCTCACCCATAATTCGCAGCTCGCAATGATAAGtacgttggaattaaacttgttaaaatGTTACGAAGAGGTTCATTGTATCAATAGGAAGATTCATTacatcaaaaagaaaaaggatttcttgaaagaaaataattcatcttgaatacaattaatgtaatgtatctttgggaaCTATATAAACCCCGtatgttgggtcatgaaataGATAAAGTTTttgaatttagtttttttttagagaaatatagaaagcttgtcatactcttcctctgtttgatatctctatcccttcttcctatcaagatcaacatttggtatcagagcataggttaagctatgacaTCTTTCTCAAGTACCATCCAACTCTAGATCCccagattgataaaaaaaaattatgacatatggtgcatccaaatgaatgttcttctaggctcccaagatgtatgggagtttgtagaagatggatttggtGAACCTAAGTATAgtagaaggagcaatgaatgtagaagaaaagaaacaactcaaagaaaaaaggaagaaagaaaaaaaagctttgttcacgatttaccaagggcttgatgatataatgttcgagatcatcgctccagcaaatacttcaaagaagGCTTGGGAAATACTTTAAAAAGCATttggtggtgttgataaggtaaagaaacttcgtttacaagttttacgagtcaagtttaaaaaattacaacaaggtacttttGAAACTATTtctaattacttctcaaaaattatttctattgttcatcaaatgagataaaatggtgaacaaataagtgatcaaagagtaatagaaaaaatactgagatctctagatccaaaatttgattttattgctgttgcgattgaagaatctaaaaatttgaaaaaaatatctttagaagaacttatgggttcccttcaagttcatgaacaaaggattccaaaaagaggagaagacaaaactatagagcaagcactacaagctaagcttactcttgaaaataaaggagaatcaaattctcaaagagaaagaggacgaggacaaagaggaagaggaggcagaaatcatACCAATCAAGAATCTTTAAACAATGAAGGTGGTGGAGAAAATTCTACCAAAAGGGGTCGAGGTTATGGCCAAGGACATGGCCGAGGCCTTGGACGTGGCAGAAATTATAAAAGGTCTTaa from Musa acuminata AAA Group cultivar baxijiao chromosome BXJ2-11, Cavendish_Baxijiao_AAA, whole genome shotgun sequence encodes:
- the LOC103970880 gene encoding 2-oxoglutarate-dependent dioxygenase 11-like; the encoded protein is MAKPSFQRLGTSIDVPNVQALAASIANPADVPPRYVRPEAKADPVVSDGDSDLPVIDFSRLLHHRFSREESAKLHHACADWGFFQLINHGVPDQAMEKMKADIVEFFKLPLEEKKAFAQLPNSLEGYGQAFVMSDDQKLDWADMLSLITRPLHSRNIDLWPVQPLTFRDSLSCYSMELKSVAGTLLEVMAKNLGVAPEEFSTIFQDQTQAVRFNYYPPCPRADEVLGLSPHTDGTGLTLLLQVNDVEGLHIRKGGNWFPVKPLPGALIANIGDIIEILSNGVYKSVEHQAIINVKEERLSIATFHGPRKYSAVVGPLAEIVKGCKPKYVSMSYGEFIKVYLSTKLEGRRLIESLKL
- the LOC103970391 gene encoding 2-oxoglutarate-dependent dioxygenase 11, whose protein sequence is MAKPSFQRLGTSIDVPNVQALAASIANPADVPPRYVRPEAKADPVVSDGDSELPVIDFSRLLHRRFSREESAKLHHACADWGFFQLINHGVPDQAMEKMKADIVEFFKLPLEEKKAFAQLPNSLEGYGQAFVVSDDQKLDWADILTLITRPLQSRNIDLWPAQPLTFRDSLSCYAMELKSVAGTLLEVMTKNLGVAPEEFSTIFQDQTQAVRINYYPPCPRADEVLGLSPHTDGSGLTLLLQVNDVEGLHIRKGGDWYPVKSLPGALIANIGDIIEILSNGVYKSVEHRAIVNAKKERHSIATFHGPRKDSVVGPFAEIVKGCMPKYMSMSYGEFMKTYFSTKLEGRRLIEKLKL